The Anoplolepis gracilipes chromosome 5, ASM4749672v1, whole genome shotgun sequence region ATTCTCTGACGTTTTCGGGCATACATCCTCGAATAGCTCGAATATCATACGACCTATTTCAGTGGTGCCCACCGACACGTCGAAGAAGACAACCGGATTGTTAGGATTTCGCAGCTGAGCCTGAATCTGGTTCCACGTCGGCATCCTGCTTATAATCTTCCTTTCTGCAGTGTTTATACGATTGTCATTCACAGAAAACTTTGAGACGTTTAGTAGTCCACTCTGGAGTACGTCAAAGAGAAATATTCTGTTCAATCCGTAAAATATTCACGTAGACAAATATAACCTCAAAGAGATCACGCGCGATCACAGGTTAGATTTCCCTTGGAAATCAACTTTGCAGCGTGTGTAATTCGCGCAGAACGATCGATCACTGATATTAACGAGCGATAAACAGTGATAAAAGATTAGCTTCGTGTTAATTTGCGCGTAATATAAGCGTATCTGATTGTAAACACGTTTTCTGGCGAGACCGCGAAAACGACGATACGGCGTTCAAATGGAGGTTAAGGTTCTTATTGCGTGATCATTTCAATGATTAAAAGAAAGCCCATCTCGTTGAgtgatatatgaatattattacaggccaattaataataagaaatgatTTAAATGCGTTTTTGTTCTCGagttattttgtaaataaacatcGCAGTGACTCTCATTTCGATTTAGCTTACCTTGCTCGGAGAGGAATCCGGACAGATTCGATGATCAAACGATTCGATCCTTATTTCCTCAAAATATCCCCCAGTATCATTGCAGCAAGACTCGGGACGATAAGCACACGCTCGTctagaaatttcaaattaaataagtgGTCAAACTTGACAACTGTATTCGCAAAAAAACTGCGCGCTTATCGCTATTTATTACCGGCGAGACACACGTGATTGCGCGCGATTCTTGTTTCCAACATACCAATGTTTCTCTCTGAAAGATCTGTTTCTTTCAGCCGTATTTTCTGCCCTTTATTTCCCTCCTCtgtttctctattttattttagcgacttgtttgaaataaatttaaataactgcGTCAGAGAAAATGATATACGCACAGATAAATTTATCGGTCGTCTAATACGAAAAACGTAGCGTCGTGAGGCTGGCGTGCCATTGAGCGGAACGGAACGCGCGGAACCAGCGCGACCAATCACGGAACGGCATGAAAAGAATGGAATGGTTGTGATTGATCGCGCTGGTTCTGCGCGTTCTGTTCCGCTACAGATTTCTGCTCAATAGGACGCCAGCCTGACGTTTGCGTTAGACCTGTGATTGGTTGATTTCTCGATGCTACAAAATGTTTGCTGCGTTCCATTTGGCGATCGCAACACACGCGAACATATCATTTgtctttgtttaattttcagtaaacaaggataaaataattttaggaGCGTTTCCATCGTCAAATGAAATATAGCCAAAATATAGCTCAACACCAATTACTTGttcacatatttaatattattttatgcaaaattatttactttttaaatgtaaatatttttttttacttttatatgtttcttttaattttattatattattatttatttttatactatattattttttatatttttatactatatattttatatttttatacttttttacgtTGCtcttaaattatcaattttaatacaattgtatgacataaatatatacaacagtgagatataattaaacatgtttgaataaataatgaatacatatgtaataaataatagatgattttacaaaataaagtacactttattttcttattgcacacctcatattttacagtttcagtattattaaattctatttggATATGACTTTTTGTTGGTAACATAAGTTGcataaacagaaatatatataggtacatataaaaactgtaaCATATGCCGGATtgcaaatatcttatttattttcttaggaTATGTAGcctttttttcaagagaatcAATGGTAGAATATATCTACTTGATTTTACACACACAATccatattctttaaaattatcttaccACATCTTATGTATATCACCTACATGTTTAaaagcaatttataatatttaatgtcctGGGAAAGGGAaggacatatatatactttgtgctaatctattattaattattaaaatttcattggCCTACAAACAcgaggaaaataataatgtagagACAAAAGGTAATGTGacatattatgcatataataattgaaacaaaatagtctttttataaatagtaattaaatgaagtattaatattaaactaaagGTATACTATTCATGTCTGCCCTTTActgaaaatatctttctttcactaaagatacatttaaattaaattaaagacaaagatataaaaaaaagatactaaaAGAATGctgttctttatttataacatgcgTTTATTCGAGactgtttaaatattcttatggTAATTTCCCATTTgatgacaaaaaattaaaaaattgcatttttacatcaaattataatgaactattatatctgaaatatcaattttcttagtttcatgataatatttaactgtaataaattattaaatgtaacatttcataaaaaaaaagctataaaacatataattaaatttgaaataaaaattagaaatttttgaaaattaaaagatacatatatacctttttaattataacattttctaatTAGAAATAGATATgcatcttatataattaaataaaatgtatattttttcaaactaaCTTGATGCACATCAACTTTGTAACAAATGTACATAacattatgtctttttttcacaaaaattaatcttgtttaaaatattgcatataaaaacattatgaataaattctgtgcgatataaatttctcaatagTAAAGGATCTGTTGTATGTACACTTGTTACTTTCTACAGAGTTGCATTAATAGCATGTGGAATATCACAAGCAATGCAATGAACAGCAAAGTGTAATGGtggtaattatatatgaaccTTAATATGTTCtttcaacatatttttatcagcAAAAGTTTCTTCGCAGATCTCACAAGTAAAATCCTCTTCATCATCGCTGTCATGTTGATACTGTACAACTTGGATAACATGAGATGTCCCTTCTTGAGATGTATCTAAAGTATCTTGTTCATCTTGatctatttcttcttttaaagtTTGTTGAGTTATTACATCCATAGGTATATCTGCGCTGCTCACTTGTATAATTTGGCTGGAGTAATTTTCGTGACTCTGGGGATTCGGTATTGCTAGAACAGGTAGCGATTCGTTCTGcttcgatattatatttaaagtattgtTCTGTTTAGAAGATTGAATTAAGTGCATCGTGGATATGTTGTTTTGTCTGATCGTTTCATCAAGCGCACTATCTACGGATTCTGTCGACACAATGTGCGCCGTATCATTTTGCTTATCTATAGCAATCATATCGAGAGGATCCCGATGATTCTGATCTACTTGAAGTACGTGAATGTTCTCGTCTTCTTTGCCTTCCACAATAAACCGTATGTTGCTGTGTTTAAGCTCGGATATCGCTATGAAGCCGTCGCTACGTTTTTCCGTGGTGACCACAACGAAGGCATTCTGCTTCTCGTTCATAACGTGCAAATCGTCCGATTTATCAGACGTATCGGTGATGGATAATAAGGCTTCATTTTGCTCCGCCTTGGAGATGAAATGTTCCAAGGCAGTATTTTGTTTTGCCCGTGCATTGCATGAAGACGCTGACTTCGATGATTTCTTCTTCGTTGGCTTTGATTTTGGAGAGACGTCGTTGTTAGTCTTTGCCTTTGCCTCGGCTATCATCTGATCCGAATGCTTAACGATGTGCGCGCAGAGTTCATCGCGATCTTGATTCAGGGCACCGCACAGGGGGCACGGATACGGAGGACTGCTCGCTTCTGTCTCGTTCTTTCCCGCGGCGTGGACCCATCGAACGTGCTCGCGCAAGACCACTTTCTGGTTAAAAGCCCTCGAACATAACGGACACACGTGCGGTCTCTCCCCGGTGTGGATCCGTTCGTGCTTTCTCAAGGTTCCACCATCCCGAAACGCTTTCCAGCAAAACTTGCAACCGTACGGTCGTTCGCCGGTATGTGTACGATTGTGTATTAAATATCCTTGGCGAGATGAAAAGGTTTTCGAACAGGTGTCGCATTGAAAATGCGCCGGACTCCCAGCGTGCGTTCTACCGTGTTCCCAGAGACCTTGACGCGACACGAAGCTCTTTCCGCATTCAGTGCAAGTGAACGGCGAATCTCCAGGATGCGCCGACAATCTATGCTCATCCAACTCGTTTTGCTTCTCAAACTGCGAACCGCATACTTCGCACGAATACGTTTTCTTCCGATGGATCCATTGATGACGAAACATCTTCTGCTTGGTCGTAAACTTCTTTCCACACTCGGAACAAGCATGCTTGCCCCACTTGTTGTTGGGTACGCCTTGCTCTATATTGTTTTGCATTATCTTCTTGGCACAGGTAGTCTGATGAGTCGCCAAGTGATTTGCATCTTGGAACTGCTTGTCGCAGTATTCGCATTCAATCGGTACGTTCCAATTTTTAGAAGTGTGAATCTTTTCATGAGATGCCAATGCAGTTGCGCGTGAAAAAGTGATTCCACAATGCTTGCACGTGTACTGTTTACTGTTTGTTTCGACTTtagcataattttttctgtttgCGTTATTATACGAAAGCGTCTCGACTTTGACTATTCCGTCGGGAGTATTAAACGAATTTATGGATATATCGTACTGTTGACTATTGTTAACTGGACTGCTGATATTATTTTGCTCAGTGTACTCGCTGAATTGTGTCACCTCACCATTAGGCATTACCGTGAATTCCTGCAGTGTATCCATCTTCTCCTGATGATTCGATATTGTGGTAACTGTCGATTGTTCGTTATGAAAATTGTATGATGAGACTGGCCATTGAACTTGACATACATCATAATTCTGTATAGATTGAGCAGACGAAGAAGATGGCATCTGAGATGTATTTTGCGAATCAGAGGCATTCTCCGGCCACTTCCTAAACGTTTCCATTGATTGAGACATATTATTCCCTTGTGTCTGCATGATTGCACGTCCCgcaacatatgtatgtatcttcATGTGATTAGATAAGCTGGAGGGTCTCTGAAAATCCGAGCCACAAATGGTGCATTTATGTGGACGTTCGACTTGATGTACCTGCAGCATGTGTGCTTGCAGACTGCTTTTAGAACGAAACAAATTGCCACATGTTCTACATGCATGAGGACGATCCACCTGATGACATACCATATGATTATTCAGATCGATCTTTCTCTCAAATCTCTCTCCGCAAGTAGTGCATGATAGCTTAGATACTGTACATACAGACCGATGTTCAACCATCTCTTCTTGTGTAAAGAGACACTTACAAATTGGACAGCTCATTTTCTTGTTTTCAATGCATGGATACATACCGCCGAGTTGACGCAGGGCTTCCACAGCCATGGACTCGTCGTCACCTGACGTATACTGCTGTGGCTCCTCTTGCTTGATGTACATCGGATACACCACCTGATTGTCATCCTCTTCCTCCGACTGTTCTGTAAGAATTTCAACAGCATCTTGCGACTCAGCAATATCAGTATTGTTAGTATTATTGACTGAGACTTCCGTAAGCTCTTCCTGAAGGACGCATTCGTCAACGCATTCGACAGGTTCGCATATCTCCTCATGAGATATCATATTCTCTTGTATGGCATCGTGCACACCGTCGAGAGGAAACGTCACATATTGTTCGCTCTCGTGAGTTTCCATttcatttgctatttatttgcGTTTCATCAACATTACATCAACGTGAAACGCATTATAACATGCACGAGGCGACGTTCAAGGAAACCTAGTTTCACCTCAAGTTAAATCTTGTAGGTTAAGTTGGGCCCTGTCGTTAGCAAGACAGGAGACAGGCTGTCGAGtgttattacgtatatattattattgatatattatcacGCCTGGATGATTATCACGCGCAATTTATAAccaatgaataaaatatattctctccTTCGTTTTACGAGCATAGGTACTGATACAGTCTTACACGCACAGAGAAAGATATACCttttatatacgttttatgtaataatttttttatcgtggaATTTAAAGAGAGATCCGCATGAAAAAGTATAATCGTGCGAACGAATTATTCGAATTTAATTTCCAGATGGCTTAAAACACTTTAAGAAAGCTACAATACTGCGAGGTTATCTGCAAAGCAGTGCCCTATATTGGATATTACCTGAAGGTGTGCGATAATGAATGCCAGAAAGGCAACTGAAGCTGGATAGGCGATGAATATCCCTAAAGAAAAACGCGGCAAccttcatatttatttttcacgagACACGAGATGACgagatgtatatatttcaaaggttacatatctcttttttttgtgaatGACAAGTCAAATGTCGAtgatgtgtaataaaaatctacCTAAtgaagattaatttatataacgaaTGATAGGAGATTTAattgaatgtatatatatattattaagtctGTTATTAACGTATCAAAAATTGCGactgataataaatatgaaacgcCAGGAAGAAACTTTAGCGGGATGGAGTATTATATGGTGgttgtttaaattattcggGCTTCCGATAACCATCCCTTGGctgatatatcattttttcgaCATTATGCAgcaaaaacgaaaaaaagcaacTCTTGGCAACAAggtaagtaatatatatcttttaacattaaaaaaaaaaatagaaaatagaattttataatttgaataaaatatctcttgaattattaattaatattataataaatttagagaTTCGAATATTTGtatagttatatgtatatatattattcaatgtaATTCAGGTAGTAATAATAACTGGTGCCAGTTCTGGCTTGGGAGAAGCTTTAGCTCATACATTTTATCGCTGGGGTTGTAGAATCATTTTGATATCTCGCAGAAAAGAAGAACTGGAGAGagtaaaaaatgatttgaTGAATACCCACCAAGtatgttttacaatatttattttagcagacaaatatatcaagaatattaaaaatatcacttcTTATTCTTTTCAGACAATTCCAACTCATCCACCTATTGTTTTGCCATTAGATTTAACTGATATCAACAACATAAAAGATGAAGTGTCAAGGGCCATAAGGATACATGGCAGAATTgacattttaatcaataatgcTGGAATTTCATATAGAGGCGAAgttattaatacaaatgtggatatagatataaaaatcatgCTAGCAAATTATTTCTCTCAAGTTGCATTGAGCAAAAGTAAgtgtattatgtaaaaaaatttaaggttAAAACAGACTCATTATTCATTAGTATAATTTGTAGTTGTTCTTCCATTCATGATGGAACAACAGTCTGGCCATATAGTTGGTATAAGTAGTGTGCAGGGGAGAATTGCTATTCCATTTAGgcaagtaattaattatgaatcaatatcgattatcttagGATTACTTGTGTTACACACaatgtttacaaatttttagatCTGCATATGCTGCATCTAAGCATGCATTACAAGCTTGGTACGATACCAGTAGAGCGGAACtgtctgataaaaatattaaatttacggTCATTAATCCAGGATACATTAAaacatctctttctcttaatgCTTTAACAGGAGATGGACAAGTATATGGAtgttagtaatatataatatataatattataaatattataaatattataaatgctagattaatactttatatatttctatataattctgtgatattattttattatatagtaatggATAAAACAACAGAAACCGGTTATCAACCAGAGTATGTAGCCGAATGCATTTTAAAGTCTGTATTGaagcaagaaaaagaaactacTATTGCACCATTTTCTGCAAAGGCTGCTATAGTACTTAGAACTTTATTTCCTTCGCTTTTTTTCTGGATTATGCAAAAACGTGCAAAGAAAATTAGCAAAGAATGAGTAACATTAAACTAGTTAAATaccatttaattaaatataaagtaattgattgtcaaatatgaaataaatttacatgtaatatgtatcttttgtataaaatatgaccttagaatattaaaaagttttaatttaattataatacatgaataaagaataattttattttgattataaatatactatttctaatatctttatataggGAATAgcatttaaataagatataatattcaaaagtagattttatttctgttgCAGCCACTTTTTCTGGCTAGTGGAATATCTTTACATTATGTACACACATCTCATTGCTTTGAAACTGTAATTAAAACTGACATTGAGATGTTTAGACAAATGTGCTATCCATTTCTTGATATCACTAcagaaatttcattattttcagcTTTAAGtaacaaaacaattttataaagtgatataataattttttgtttcataatgtttatattattaatattaaaacttataatcgtttataaattattaaaaagaaatagcatatatatttaaaatagatattgtataattttcaaaattaatggaaaatgagagagagagagagagagagagagagagagagagagagagagagagagagagagagagagagatggtaCGCccgcatatatatttaagctaCTAcccaatatattattaaaatgatcaTTTACTTTATTGttgacattatttaaattttctctattatgtaaataatataaattcacataaaatataatagttttaataatctttcaaGAAGAAtctctatttaataaaatctaaaatctagTGTCATGAGGcagatttatctattttaatttgcaaaatccTGTATATATTGATCACATGTTTGgacgttacatatatatatatatatatatatatatatatatatatatatatatatgacttttTGTCCAACTCTactttatatagtaaaatagatAGTGTGTGTACAAAAGcacatacatgtgtataataaaaatttatgttaaataaaatgtaattaaatgttatgttAAACTTAACATCAAATGATTACACatacatttcattaaaaatattacatgatattttacataatatgttGGTAGTATGTAGCTGCGTTATACAGATAAATATACACAACCTTTAATGCCTGTTGAGAAAAGTTTAACATATCTGAAAATGACTACATTTTctgttctaataataatttgttccaTATGTaatggattttattttctctagtattgtaatttattaatctagtACATTTGGAGAAACaagtctttaataaaaatatgtttttctgcactttatgtataaaatagaaatctcCAGGACAATGGATTCAAATCCAAATGGATTTTCAGATATTGATCTTATCGCTCTTGTTTTTCAGACTTTTGTGCTATATTcattgcataataatataacaatgatattttaaagtatattggTTATCATTCTAAACTTGATTTctaatacttattgttaaaacaATATCCAGAACTATATTACACTGTCTATATTTTGAGCTCTTCTGTCGATGTACATGTAAACGAGAGAACGGTTTCTTGTTCATGTGAtcacaaattttacattatgtgAAGAGAGTTCACATATTGTGTAATGTACAggattttagtttttattatttatcataaaacatTTACAGGAATGTATGTGACATCAATTTGCATTTCATAGgactaatataaatgataaaaaattttataagcgcatttgt contains the following coding sequences:
- the LOC140665911 gene encoding dehydrogenase/reductase SDR family protein 7-like, with translation MIGDLIECIYILLSLLLTYQKLRLIINMKRQEETLAGWSIIWWLFKLFGLPITIPWLIYHFFDIMQQKRKKATLGNKVVIITGASSGLGEALAHTFYRWGCRIILISRRKEELERVKNDLMNTHQTIPTHPPIVLPLDLTDINNIKDEVSRAIRIHGRIDILINNAGISYRGEVINTNVDIDIKIMLANYFSQVALSKIVLPFMMEQQSGHIVGISSVQGRIAIPFRSAYAASKHALQAWYDTSRAELSDKNIKFTVINPGYIKTSLSLNALTGDGQVYGLMDKTTETGYQPEYVAECILKSVLKQEKETTIAPFSAKAAIVLRTLFPSLFFWIMQKRAKKISKE
- the LOC140665909 gene encoding uncharacterized protein isoform X2 → MLLKFLQNSRRKRMTIRWCIRCTSSKRSHSSIRQVTTSPWLWKPCVNSARPSSLSNHMKIHTYVAGRAIMQTQGNNMSQSMETFRKWPENASDSQNTSQMPSSSSAQSIQNYDVCQVQWPVSSYNFHNEQSTVTTISNHQEKMDTLQEFTVMPNGEVTQFSEYTEQNNISSPVNNSQQYDISINSFNTPDGIVKVETLSYNNANRKNYAKVETNSKQYTCKHCGITFSRATALASHEKIHTSKNWNVPIECEYCDKQFQDANHLATHQTTCAKKIMQNNIEQGVPNNKWGKHACSECGKKFTTKQKMFRHQWIHRKKTYSCEVCGSQFEKQNELDEHRLSAHPGDSPFTCTECGKSFVSRQGLWEHGRTHAGSPAHFQCDTCSKTFSSRQGYLIHNRTHTGERPYGCKFCWKAFRDGGTLRKHERIHTGERPHVCPLCSRAFNQKVVLREHVRWVHAAGKNETEASSPPYPCPLCGALNQDRDELCAHIVKHSDQMIAEAKAKTNNDVSPKSKPTKKKSSKSASSCNARAKQNTALEHFISKAEQNEALLSITDTSDKSDDLHVMNEKQNAFVVVTTEKRSDGFIAISELKHSNIRFIVEGKEDENIHVLQVDQNHRDPLDMIAIDKQNDTAHIVSTESVDSALDETIRQNNISTMHLIQSSKQNNTLNIISKQNESLPVLAIPNPQSHENYSSQIIQVSSADIPMDVITQQTLKEEIDQDEQDTLDTSQEGTSHVIQVVQYQHDSDDEEDFTCEICEETFADKNMLKEHIKVHI
- the LOC140665909 gene encoding uncharacterized protein isoform X1; the encoded protein is METHESEQYVTFPLDGVHDAIQENMISHEEICEPVECVDECVLQEELTEVSVNNTNNTDIAESQDAVEILTEQSEEEDDNQVVYPMYIKQEEPQQYTSGDDESMAVEALRQLGGMYPCIENKKMSCPICKCLFTQEEMVEHRSVCTVSKLSCTTCGERFERKIDLNNHMVCHQVDRPHACRTCGNLFRSKSSLQAHMLQVHQVERPHKCTICGSDFQRPSSLSNHMKIHTYVAGRAIMQTQGNNMSQSMETFRKWPENASDSQNTSQMPSSSSAQSIQNYDVCQVQWPVSSYNFHNEQSTVTTISNHQEKMDTLQEFTVMPNGEVTQFSEYTEQNNISSPVNNSQQYDISINSFNTPDGIVKVETLSYNNANRKNYAKVETNSKQYTCKHCGITFSRATALASHEKIHTSKNWNVPIECEYCDKQFQDANHLATHQTTCAKKIMQNNIEQGVPNNKWGKHACSECGKKFTTKQKMFRHQWIHRKKTYSCEVCGSQFEKQNELDEHRLSAHPGDSPFTCTECGKSFVSRQGLWEHGRTHAGSPAHFQCDTCSKTFSSRQGYLIHNRTHTGERPYGCKFCWKAFRDGGTLRKHERIHTGERPHVCPLCSRAFNQKVVLREHVRWVHAAGKNETEASSPPYPCPLCGALNQDRDELCAHIVKHSDQMIAEAKAKTNNDVSPKSKPTKKKSSKSASSCNARAKQNTALEHFISKAEQNEALLSITDTSDKSDDLHVMNEKQNAFVVVTTEKRSDGFIAISELKHSNIRFIVEGKEDENIHVLQVDQNHRDPLDMIAIDKQNDTAHIVSTESVDSALDETIRQNNISTMHLIQSSKQNNTLNIISKQNESLPVLAIPNPQSHENYSSQIIQVSSADIPMDVITQQTLKEEIDQDEQDTLDTSQEGTSHVIQVVQYQHDSDDEEDFTCEICEETFADKNMLKEHIKVHI